The genome window TGGAGTTCAGTCCGGAAGAATTAAAGGGCTTTTCTCCCGGCAAACTGATCAGAGGCGAGCAGGTTGACGACCTTTTCGAGATGATAGGAGATCAAAAGGAAGCTCTTTTCACCGCCGATCTCTATACCGGCGAAGAGGAAACTATGCCGGCAGAAATAAGCGCCCGGGAAGTGCGGATCCACGATAAAAAACAGATACTCTGTTCAGCTCGCGATGTTACCGAAAAAAAGCAGAAGGAAGAGAAGATCAATTATCTTCTGATTCACGATGATCTCACCGGCCTTTACAACCGCAAATTTTTCGAGGAAGAGCTGAAAAGGTTGAATACCGGAAGGCAGCTTCCCCTCTGTGTTTTTATCATCGATATAAATGGAATGAAGCTGGTCAATGACAGCTACGGTCACAATACCGGCGATGAACTCCTGATAAAAACCGCCGATCTGCTGCAGGATATTTTCCGGGCGGAGGACATTCTGGCGCGCTGGGGCGGCGATGAGTTCAGCGTGCTGCTGCCTCAGACCACAGAAGAGGAAGCAGAGAAGATACTCGACCGCATAAAGAGAGCCTGCCAGCAGACAGAAAACGACAAACTGCCAGTGTCTTTAGGAGCGGGGTATGCCGTCAAAAAGGATGAGAGCGCTGATATTTTTGATATTATCCATGAAGCAGATAGCAGGATGTATCAGGACAAATTGACGTCCGAAAAAAGCGCCACCAACAAGATAGTCGCCAGCCTGCTCTCTACCCTCGAGACAAAAAGTCCGGAGACTGAAGCGCATACCCACCGCCTGACAGCTCTGGCCATGAGATTTGGAGAGAAGATAGGACTTTCCAACAACCAGCTGGACAACTTATCGCTGCTGGCCACCCTGCACGATGTGGGCAAAGTCCATATCTCCGAAAAAATCCTGAGCAAACCCGATGATCTGGACGACGAAGAATGGCAGACTATAAAAGAACACCCCCGGACAGGCTATAAAATTGCTCTTTCCTGCAGCGATTTTTCCTCGGTGGCCGATGAAATTTTATCCCATCATGAACGGTGGGACGGCAGGGGCTATCCCCAAAAGCTGGAAAAAGATAAGATCCCCCTTTTATCGCGGATAATAAGCATAGTCGATGCTTACGATGTGATGACCAACGAAAGGCCCTACAGCAAACCGCTTTCCTGCCAGGCCGCCCTGGAGGAGATTAAAGAATGCGCCGGTGAACAGTTCGACCCTGATCTGGCCGAAAAATTTATCGAGATGATGACAGAGAACAACCTGTGCTCGAAACCAGAAGGATAAATCGAAGCTCGCCCGAAAAAACGACCCGGGTTCAGACATATTTCTCTGAATATAATGATTATTTTAAGATAGTATCAAGAGACGATCTTCCTCTCTTCAGCTGATAACAGGAAGAGCTTTAAAGGAGTTCTCTCTTCTATAAAGAATTAATTATATTAACAGCAAAAGTTCTCATAATAATTATTGACAGTACGAAGGAGCCGGTAGTGTCAAACGGGGAGGAAAAACTATGGAAAAGTTTCGCCTCAAAGAGCTGGTGCATAAATATCAGGAAAGCTGGCAGCGGATAGTCGGGATTTTGAGCGAAATGCTCGATACGGAAGTCGCCTTGATAAACAGCGTCGAGGGGGATGAGCTGGAAGTTCTGCAGAAAGATGATCCCGAGGACTATTTTAAGCTGAAAGACCCCTATGACTTGAGCGATGTCTACTGCGAAGGTGTGATAAAAAATCGAGAAATGCTGGAGATCAAAAACGCCGATGAAAACGAGACCTGGGCTGATTACGAAGGTGCTAAAATGGGTCTTATATCTTATCTGGGTTTCCCTCTTTTTGATCCGAATGATAAAATTGTAGGGACTATCTGTGTGGAGGATACCAGCGAGCGCAGCTTTACCGAAAGAGAGAAGGATCTTCTGCGTCAGTTTAAGGAGATGATCGAAAATCAGCTTAAACAGCTTAGATTGACCGACAGACTGGAAGAGAACATCGAGAGAGGCCGGCAGCTGCACTCTCAGTTCCTGCCGGAAAAACTTCCCCTTCGGAAAGATATCATTCCCGGGGCCCGCTATCAGGCCGCCGACAGGCTGGGAGGAGATTTTTATGATCTGATCGAGCTCGAGGATAAGATGGTTTTTTATGTCTCCGATGTTAGCGGCCATGATCTCAGCAGCTCTTTGCTCAACATTTTTCTCAAAGAGACGGTCAATTCCTATCTGCTCCACCAAAGAGAAGCCGATGAATATCTGCGCCCGCCCCATATGCTGGAATATATA of Halarsenatibacter silvermanii contains these proteins:
- a CDS encoding diguanylate cyclase domain-containing protein, producing MKDTQKARPESESRAKINLLISNYKNRELLENQLEQTYELYSDSDAPFQEYELVILDENSFENYRFQLRRLKEDDESFTPVICLQEENQTPARNLLELADDVIKLPVSRSLLQARIKNMIKNKKLWAERKILEDRYRSIFHNINDMVFMVETLPGEQPGFKISEVNDKLQRKLEFSPEELKGFSPGKLIRGEQVDDLFEMIGDQKEALFTADLYTGEEETMPAEISAREVRIHDKKQILCSARDVTEKKQKEEKINYLLIHDDLTGLYNRKFFEEELKRLNTGRQLPLCVFIIDINGMKLVNDSYGHNTGDELLIKTADLLQDIFRAEDILARWGGDEFSVLLPQTTEEEAEKILDRIKRACQQTENDKLPVSLGAGYAVKKDESADIFDIIHEADSRMYQDKLTSEKSATNKIVASLLSTLETKSPETEAHTHRLTALAMRFGEKIGLSNNQLDNLSLLATLHDVGKVHISEKILSKPDDLDDEEWQTIKEHPRTGYKIALSCSDFSSVADEILSHHERWDGRGYPQKLEKDKIPLLSRIISIVDAYDVMTNERPYSKPLSCQAALEEIKECAGEQFDPDLAEKFIEMMTENNLCSKPEG
- a CDS encoding SpoIIE family protein phosphatase, producing the protein MEKFRLKELVHKYQESWQRIVGILSEMLDTEVALINSVEGDELEVLQKDDPEDYFKLKDPYDLSDVYCEGVIKNREMLEIKNADENETWADYEGAKMGLISYLGFPLFDPNDKIVGTICVEDTSERSFTEREKDLLRQFKEMIENQLKQLRLTDRLEENIERGRQLHSQFLPEKLPLRKDIIPGARYQAADRLGGDFYDLIELEDKMVFYVSDVSGHDLSSSLLNIFLKETVNSYLLHQREADEYLRPPHMLEYINNRFSEEGFPADYFICLTIGIIDLNSFEVTLSNGGMSVPPFIVHENGEISVFSCQGLPITVFEEGDYSQCVKKLQPGDTLHCHTDGLTEQENETGRRFTEKKLQRTARDAAGKDVERTLDAIYDNFNAFRGEKEVQDDLTSLVLRRS